The Microbacterium sp. zg-Y1090 sequence CGGCGGAGTCGTCGGGCTGCTCGTTGCCGGCGCGCACATCGGCGGCGGTGGAGAAGCCGTCGAGGGTGGCGTCCACGGCGGGCGCGGACGACTCAGGCTGAGGCGTCGCGGCGCCGGCGCCGGTGCCGGCCGTCGAAGCATCGGTGGCGCACCCGGCGAGGGTCAGCGCCAGGGCGGTGGGGGCGGCCACCAGCCAGCGCCGGCGGCGGGAGGGGCGGGCGTCGTCGCGCGGTGTCATGGATGCTCCTTTCCAGCGGAGAAGTGGCGCACCCGGGCACGGTGCGACACCATCCATTGAGCTCCTCACTGCTATGGGGAACCTATGGCGCTCCCATGTCCTGGGTGCGAATCCGGGGTGCCACTCGTGGTGGGCGGAGTCGTCGTGTCGACGGCGTCGCGCAGCGGCCGGCGCATGACGCTCCAGTAGTGGGCCGGGGTGGCGCGGGTCAGCAGGTCGACGACCCGGGCCTGGCCGCCGATGAAGGTGCGGGCACGGCGCTGCACGGTGGCGGCCACAATCCGCCGGGCGGCATCCTCAGGCTCGGTCCGGTACATGGCCGCCTGCGCGGCGGCGGCGCGCCGGGCGACGGCGGGATCCAGTGCTGCGGCATACCGGCCGCGCAGCACGATCCCCGTCTTCACCCCCGCCGGGTACACCGCCCCGACCGTGACGGGGGAGCCGGCGAGCTCATGGCGCAGAGCCTCGCTGAACCCGCGCACGGCGAACTTGCTCATGGCATAGGGGACGCGCCCGGCGGGGGCGGCGAGGGCGTAGACCGAGGCGAGGTGGGTGATGTGGGCGGCGGGGGCGCGCCGCAGCGCCGGGAGCAGCGCCTGGGTGATGTTCACCGTGCCCCACAGGTTCACGTCCATGAGCCACCGCATCTCGGCCATCGTGAGCTGCTCGATCGAGCCGAGCATGGATGACCCGGCGCACGTGATGAGCGTCTGCAGCTGCGGGTGGGATGCCGCGATCGCCGCGGCCGCCGCGGTGACGGCATCGTCGTCGGTGAGGTCCACGACGTGGACGGTGTGACCCGTGCCGGGAAGCGACGCCCGCACGGCATCCATCCCCACCTCGTCGCGGTCGACCAGGGCGATGCGGGCGCCGGCCGCGGCCAGCTGCCTGGCCGTCTCCGCGCCCATCCCGGCCGCTGCCCCCGTGATGACGCTCGTGGCTCCGTGCACCCGCAGTGGTCGCATCGCCCGCCCCCTTCGCCGCCGGCTCCCGTGGGTTCGATTCTGGCGCACCCCCCGCCGTAGGATCGATCAAGGGGGGATGCCGTGACCCAGCGCAAGAAGCCGAAGCAGGACGACATCGTCGCCGAGGGGCTCTACATCGCGTCCGCCGCGACCCGGCTGACGCTGAAGAACCGCATTCTGGTGGACCTCCTCACCGGCGCCGAGGGGTTCGAGGTCGCCCGGTTCCTCCCCGATGCCCGCGAGACGCTGCTGAACCTCGCGGCCGAGGCGCAGGCCGACGCGGAGCGCGCCGAGCGGGACCGCAAGGCCGCCCGAGGCCGCCACACCGACTCCGACGGCACGCACGACTACCGCAGTCGCGACGTGCGCAACCTCCGCAAACGCCGCAAGCAGTCGGAGAAGATCGCGAAGGAACTGCGCGAGCGCGCGGAGGATCCCGAGGAGCTCACCAGGCTCGTCGACGACGCCCGCGACGCGGCGTGGGCGGAAGTGGCCAAGAACATCGACCGCAACCTGCGCATCGAGGCAGCCCGCCCCGACCTGGACCCGGATTACCAGACCATGCGTCAGGCGCGCATGCAGGCGCTGCGCATGGTGGACCTGCCCAGGCTGCGCGCCCACCGCCGCGCGGTGGACCAGGCGGCGGCGGAGCGCGCGGACGCCGCCGAGACCCGCTGACACGCCCGGCTCGCGCAGCCCGATTCGCGCACTGCGCCCGCGTCGGGTAGGCTTTACGACGGCCCGCACGACAGTTCGGACCATGCGCCCGTAGCTCAATGGATAGAGCATCTGACTACGGATCAGAAGGTTAGGGGTTCGAGTCCCTTCGGGCGCACACTGTGTTGAGACAGTAACGAAAGGCCCCGGTTCGCCGGGGCCTTTCGTGTTTCTCAGGCGCCCCGCCACGGCAGGCCGGCGCCGCTCCTGCGCACCCCTTGCAGTCTCCGCGACGAGTGCTAGTCTATTCGCGCAGTTGAGTCGAGACGACTCAACTTTTGAGACTGCACAAGGATGCCGGGCGTCCGGCACTGCTCAAGAGGAGACGAGAATGGCGAACTACGACCCGCTCCGTGACCTGGAGCGTTTCGCGAACACCCTGATGGACCCCGCCCGCCGCGGCCCGCGGCAGATGCCGATGGACCTCTACCGGGAGGGTGACCACTACGTGCTCGAGGCCGATCTGCCCGGCATCGACCCGGGGTCGGTCGACATCGACGTCGACGGTCAGCTTCTGACCATCCGCGCGGAGCGCACGATCAACGTGGGTGAGGGCGTGAAGTGGATCACCCGCGAGCGCGAAGCCGGCAGTTTCCTGCGCCA is a genomic window containing:
- a CDS encoding asparagine synthase; protein product: MTQRKKPKQDDIVAEGLYIASAATRLTLKNRILVDLLTGAEGFEVARFLPDARETLLNLAAEAQADAERAERDRKAARGRHTDSDGTHDYRSRDVRNLRKRRKQSEKIAKELRERAEDPEELTRLVDDARDAAWAEVAKNIDRNLRIEAARPDLDPDYQTMRQARMQALRMVDLPRLRAHRRAVDQAAAERADAAETR
- a CDS encoding SDR family NAD(P)-dependent oxidoreductase, yielding MRPLRVHGATSVITGAAAGMGAETARQLAAAGARIALVDRDEVGMDAVRASLPGTGHTVHVVDLTDDDAVTAAAAAIAASHPQLQTLITCAGSSMLGSIEQLTMAEMRWLMDVNLWGTVNITQALLPALRRAPAAHITHLASVYALAAPAGRVPYAMSKFAVRGFSEALRHELAGSPVTVGAVYPAGVKTGIVLRGRYAAALDPAVARRAAAAQAAMYRTEPEDAARRIVAATVQRRARTFIGGQARVVDLLTRATPAHYWSVMRRPLRDAVDTTTPPTTSGTPDSHPGHGSAIGSP
- a CDS encoding Hsp20/alpha crystallin family protein is translated as MANYDPLRDLERFANTLMDPARRGPRQMPMDLYREGDHYVLEADLPGIDPGSVDIDVDGQLLTIRAERTINVGEGVKWITREREAGSFLRQLSLGQGLDTERIAATYRNGVLSVKIPVSEKAKPRKVEVTTEDSNPSMQVSESPQA